The genomic stretch GGCGTCGGCATCGGCGGCGCGACGGCAACCGACGTGGGCAGGATGAATATGACCGGTGGTGGGCAGCAGCAGTTTGGCGCCCATGAGACGTTGATGGTTCATGAGGTTCTGCAAACCACGATCAATGGGATCAACAAGTTTGAGCTCCTCCGGCCTCATGTGAAGGATTCCCAGCTGGCGCAGATCATGGACAACCAGATCCAGTTCATGCGCACCAGCTACCAGAACACGGTCAACTACCTGCACCACAAAGGGGCGCCTAACGCCGTGCCTTATCGGATGCCGCGCACATCCAGCCCGACCTACGGGTTGCGCAATCCGCAACCGCAAGAGCCAAACAGCTCGGTCAATCAGCTGGATGACCGGGATGTCGCCTCAGAGATGCTGGGGAGCGCCAAGTGGGGCGCCATTCTCCACACCCAGGCGGCACTCGAATGTGCCGATCCCACCTTGCGCTCCATGATGGTCAGCGGCGCCCAGTCCTGCATCAACAAGGCTTACGAGGTATTCCAGTTTATGAATCAGCGCGGCATGTATCAGGTGCCGACGATGCCGGACAAGACGACGAACAATTTCCTCAACGCCTTCCAATCGCCCC from Heliomicrobium modesticaldum Ice1 encodes the following:
- a CDS encoding spore coat protein, which produces MQQQGQQVYGSPVNPYGTHMGVGIGGATATDVGRMNMTGGGQQQFGAHETLMVHEVLQTTINGINKFELLRPHVKDSQLAQIMDNQIQFMRTSYQNTVNYLHHKGAPNAVPYRMPRTSSPTYGLRNPQPQEPNSSVNQLDDRDVASEMLGSAKWGAILHTQAALECADPTLRSMMVSGAQSCINKAYEVFQFMNQRGMYQVPTMPDKTTNNFLNAFQSPQGMQMPMQ